Within the Cloacibacillus sp. genome, the region TCTCCACCATCGGACGCCTTCAGCTCCATAAACTGCTTCCAGACGAGGGCGGCTATGTCGCCGGTGTAATAGCGCGTGACCTTGAACTGGCAAAATATTATCTGAAGGCCAATGGAGACAACGACAAAGCCCTCAAACTGCTGGCCGCAGAGATATGTGAGGCGGGAGCCGTATATCTGATAGGACTGCGAAGCATTCGCTGCCTGGTACAGTATATGGAATATTACCTGTCATGGTTTTTCCCTAAAATTTTCATTCCCTCGTATGAGAATCTTGGCAACTATCTTACCGCGGCTCCTAAGAACAGTTTAACTCTAGGCATAAGTTTTCCGCGTTATACAAGACAGACTGTGGAATGCATCGCCTTCGCAAAAAGCAACGGATTCAAAACGGCGGCAATAACCGATTCCATGAACAGCCCTCTCGCACGGGAGGCCGATATGGCCGTCGTCGCGCCATGCTCGCACATCGCGCATATAGATTCCTTATTGATACCAACCGGTCTGATAAACGCCCTGCTCATACAGGTGGCGGAATATATGGGGCCCACGGCCCTTCGCCGTCTGGGAGAGCTGGAGGAGATCTGGGAAAAGAGAGATATCTAC harbors:
- a CDS encoding MurR/RpiR family transcriptional regulator, producing the protein MEHLETLPSAQKNIASYMLSNKEKSIFMTAAELGYNAGSSEASAIRLASTLGYANFPDFIKSLQLEAQSQLSTIGRLQLHKLLPDEGGYVAGVIARDLELAKYYLKANGDNDKALKLLAAEICEAGAVYLIGLRSIRCLVQYMEYYLSWFFPKIFIPSYENLGNYLTAAPKNSLTLGISFPRYTRQTVECIAFAKSNGFKTAAITDSMNSPLAREADMAVVAPCSHIAHIDSLLIPTGLINALLIQVAEYMGPTALRRLGELEEIWEKRDIYC